CGCCAGAGATACGCTCCGTCGCGATCGGGTAGCACACGTTGATGATCAGGTTGAAGATGAACTGGGTCACCTGCGTGAACGACGCACCGCGCGGGCGAAACGACAGCGGGAACATGTCCTGCGTCAGCACGTAGTAGCACGGGCCCACGCACACCTCGAAGCCGAGAATGAACAGCAGGATGCCAGTGATGGCCACGCCGTTCTTCACCTCCGTCTTCTTGCTGACACCGGGGTACACGGGGATACCGCACATGAGCAGGCACATGCTCGACGTGAAGATCGAGCCGAAGAGGAACAGCTGGCGCATCGTGAACACGTACGAGAGCGGGATCGACGCAAGCGTCGTCACGAAGTTCCACAGCATCACAACGAAGTTGCCTATCAGCGGCGCCAGGCCAAGGCTGCCCATGATCGTCGGGGCATAGTTCATCACAGCATTAATGCCagtcagctgcagcgtgccAGCCATCACGGCGCCCATCAGCAGGCGCGGGATCATTTCGACGTAGCCGTACTCGTTCGGGTCCAGCTCAATGCCACCCTCCTCATCGTCGCCACCGAACTTCGCGCGCGATTCGCTCATCACAATCCCAAGCACGATCGTCAGCAGGCTGAACAGGGTCGagaacgcgcacacgccctgCATGCGCGCCATCACCATCTGGTCCTTGTCGCGGTCAAACCATATGCTCTGGCCAAGCGCAAGGccaaccgccgccgcgacgaaTATGCCCAGCGTCGTAAACACCTGGAACATCACACCGATCGTGCGCTTCCACTTCGGGTGCGCGTTCTGATCAGTGTACACAGGGCACGCAACACCGATCACGCCCAGGAACAGGCCAATCGTGAAGCGGCCGACAATCAGCACCCAAAACTCGTTCTCGGAGGTCGACACATGGCACATCACGGACGACACAACACCCACGAGACCAACGAGCAGAAACGAGAGCCTCGCGCCAATCGTCGACGCAAGCGGGCCAGCAAACACGGAGCCGATCAAGCAGCCGGCAATCATCGAGCCGGCGAAGATACCGCTTTCCGA
The window above is part of the Leishmania major strain Friedlin complete genome, chromosome 36 genome. Proteins encoded here:
- a CDS encoding glucose transporter, lmgt1, whose amino-acid sequence is MSDSSTKNPASATLPHNVHATQVNMEGAVPQNVLQDASRGDQPLLPPHQIPRPLNPQTMKSHHASRAAPSFPQSHRHINPLPHQESKYLVNKLPNPMKPSNADELDAFAQESVSQNEKLSPSFCSMSNARMIMVQAIGGSLNGYSIGFVGVYSTLFGYSTNCANFRSERGCTTAPNADCQWFSNETGTGYCGWPDVTCRRTYTYSNATEMPGAITRCEADPRCRWSYSTMECQNPSGYSSSESGIFAGSMIAGCLIGSVFAGPLASTIGARLSFLLVGLVGVVSSVMCHVSTSENEFWVLIVGRFTIGLFLGVIGVACPVYTDQNAHPKWKRTIGVMFQVFTTLGIFVAAAVGLALGQSIWFDRDKDQMVMARMQGVCAFSTLFSLLTIVLGIVMSESRAKFGGDDEEGGIELDPNEYGYVEMIPRLLMGAVMAGTLQLTGINAVMNYAPTIMGSLGLAPLIGNFVVMLWNFVTTLASIPLSYVFTMRQLFLFGSIFTSSMCLLMCGIPVYPGVSKKTEVKNGVAITGILLFILGFEVCVGPCYYVLTQDMFPLSFRPRGASFTQVTQFIFNLIINVCYPIATERISGGPSGNQDKGQAVAFIFFGCAGIICFIVQVFFLHPWDEKRDGKKRAAAPADGKKELSSSLSGNRAE